A window of the Myripristis murdjan chromosome 15, fMyrMur1.1, whole genome shotgun sequence genome harbors these coding sequences:
- the LOC115372975 gene encoding uncharacterized protein LOC115372975 isoform X4 — MRSQHLQTSKPSRYVSQYRLREDANPNTAMLVGFELLLARVECRSLLEFLEQNQPGLQEWSEFLQRRAGQHKMEPVEKMTVGHEEEEEMKKKEEERKKDGEFSISLVHQEKEEDLEVNKQDKSSQLPLSLEATPAVKPQPKPLQNHYSEDKSIIEMHRNYPDLAIRGRPLIQDKTQRASNSRDSTKALQITSKNNDANSSKAGTLVYSDYNKSAAIGSKSDCSKPCDIVDSDSRSSSSSSNNSNSGVCSDNKGFNNISTKGGSIHSSSDGGRAEDGVSGPQAISMHITLRAGTRPDPSPRQPHPTAEPPPWTDYQTAAGLQNTTPPRAEAPSLTSMEEEQELNKLAERMGQLSVLGTGEDRGKQEEEKRDEEMRKQEKEANEGDEEEVQVLHKLRNTVEENPPQVLLGHGTSQLDGGILKQQKQPTLCHPSLQTICNVSDCQTCKGGAGIVGWEGEKRHERDGERGGGEDEHLAQSYIIVEHKKK, encoded by the exons atgagaag TCAGCATCTGCAAACTAGTAAACCTAGCAG GTATGTCAGCCAGTACAGACTCCGGGAGGATGCTAACCCAAACACAGCTATGTTGGTGGGCTTTGAGCTGTTGTTGGCCAGGGTGGAATGCCGCAGCCTGCTAGAGTTTCTGGAGCAAAATCAACCAGGATTGCAG GAATGGAGTGAGTTTCTCCAGAGGAGAGCAGGGCAGCACAAAATGGAACCTGTAGAAAAAATGACTGTTGGgcatgaggaagaggaggagatgaagaagaaggaagaagagagaaaaaaagatggggAGTTTTCCATAAGTCTGGTTCAtcaagagaaggaggaggactTGGAAGTGAACAAGCAGGACAAGAGCTCACAG TTACCTCTCTCCTTGGAGGCCACACCTGCTGTCAAACCTCAGCCAAAGCCTCTGCAAAACCACTACAGTGAGGACAAATCCATCATAGAAATGCATAGGAACTACCCTGACCTGGCCATCAGGGGGCGCCCTTTGATACAggataaaacacaaagagcaaGTAACAGCAGGGATAGCACAAAAGCTCTTCAAATTACCAGCAAAAATAATGATGCTAACAGCAGTAAAGCTGGCACCTTAGTATACAGTGATTATAATAAAAGTGCTGCTATTGGCAGTAAAAGCGATTGCAGCAAACCATGTGATATagttgacagtgacagtagaagcagtagtagtagtagtaacaataGCAACAGTGGTGTTTGTAGTGATAATAAAGGTTTTAACAACATTTCTACCAAGGGAGGCAGCATTCACAGTAGTAGTGACGGAGGCAGAGCTGAGGATGGTGTCAGTGGTCCTCAGGCCATCTCCATGCACATCACACTGAGAGCTGGAACAAGGCCTGACCCGAGCCCGAGGCAGCCACACCCCACAGCAGAGCCTCCTCCCTGGACAGACTACCAGACTGCAGCAG GCCTGCAAAATACCACACCACCCAGAGCAGAGGCTCCCTCTCTGACATCCATGGAGGAAGAACAGGAGCTGAATAAGTTAGCAGAGAGGATGGGGCAGCTCAGTGTGCTGGGcacaggagaggacaggggcaaacaagaggaagaaaaaagagatgaGGAGATGAGGAAGCAAGAGAAGGAGGCAAATGaaggtgatgaggaggaggtgcaggttCTGCATAAGTTGAGAAACACAGTGGAGGAGAATCCACCTCAAGTGCTACTAGGCCATGGCACCTCTCAGCTGGATGGAGGGATTTtgaagcagcagaagcagccCACATTGTGTCACCCCTCACTGCAAACCATCTGCAATGTATCAGACTGTCAAACCTGTAAAGGAGGAGCTGGCATAGTGGGatgggaaggagaaaaaagacatgaaagagatggggaaagaggagggggagaggatgAGCACTTGGCACAGAGCTATATTATAGTGGAGCACAAGAAGAAGTAG